The proteins below come from a single Tachypleus tridentatus isolate NWPU-2018 chromosome 13, ASM421037v1, whole genome shotgun sequence genomic window:
- the LOC143240963 gene encoding phospholipase A2 Scol/Pla-like isoform X2 produces MRSRSRRSLRDLASIVKKLTGFSPLVFIFYGNWCGFGGTGEPVDPIDKCCMLHDWCYDRVNDRECSVYYKSGPYFLRYKWHIRKSGKVVCGLINNKCLHRVCKCDIQLAQCLQEHRDAYNATYSTGRIQKVES; encoded by the exons ATGAGAAGTCGTTCCAGGCGGAGCCTTCGTGACTTAGCCTCGATTGTAAAAAAACTGACTGGTTTCAGTCCACTGGTGTTTATTTTCTACGGAAACTGGTGCGGTTTCGGAGGCACAGGAGAACCCGTGGACCCAATCgataa ATGTTGTATGCTACACGACTGGTGTTATGACCGAGTCAATGACAGAGAATGTTCCGTATACTACAAGAGTGGGCCGTACTTTCTTCGTTATAAGTGGCACATCAGGAAATCAGGGAAAGTCGTGTGTG gtttaatcAACAACAAGTGTCTCCACAGGGTGTGTAAGTGTGATATTCAATTAGCACAATGTCTTCAGGAACACAGAGATGCCTACAATGCAACATATTCAACCGGTCGCATACAGAAAGTGGAATCGTAG